A stretch of the Nitrospirota bacterium genome encodes the following:
- a CDS encoding sigma-54 dependent transcriptional regulator, which translates to MDDEAGERARILDHLSAGGYDVLGVGSPDEALDAIRRERFDVFLTDCNIPGVDALQSSDQVRKINPEMAVIIMTSYGTIETAVKAIKAGAYDYLPKPVDLDQLVVLIERISERQSLIRENTELKERLIERYKFDEIVGTSSAMEEALNLAGRVAGSNATVLLRGESGTGKELVAKAIHYNSPRANFPLVKVNCAALPETLLESELFGHEKGSFTGATARRIGRFEAADRGTLFLDEIGELTPAMQVKLLRVLQEHAFERVGGNDTIKVDVRIIAATNRDVEKAIREERFREDLYYRLNVVSIVIPPLRERKEDIPGLVDHFIKKYGEENGKQISGISAEARDQLMRYTYPGNVRELENIIERAVVLSKRGVITASDLPIPVRNAAGEERPPKQELKGSLNDTLDTIERGLIIEALKDSGGVQTRAAGRLGISERVLRYKLKKYRIGEQ; encoded by the coding sequence ATGGATGATGAAGCAGGCGAACGGGCGCGGATCCTCGATCATCTGTCCGCCGGCGGGTACGATGTTCTGGGTGTGGGGTCGCCTGACGAAGCCCTGGATGCGATACGGCGCGAGCGGTTCGATGTTTTTCTCACGGACTGCAACATCCCGGGTGTGGATGCTCTTCAATCGTCCGATCAGGTCCGCAAGATCAATCCGGAGATGGCCGTGATCATCATGACATCGTACGGCACCATCGAGACCGCGGTCAAGGCCATCAAGGCGGGTGCCTACGACTATCTTCCCAAGCCCGTCGATCTGGACCAGCTCGTGGTTTTGATCGAGAGGATCTCGGAGCGGCAGAGCCTGATCCGGGAGAACACGGAGCTCAAGGAGCGGCTCATCGAGCGGTATAAATTCGATGAGATCGTGGGTACGAGCAGCGCCATGGAAGAGGCGCTGAACCTCGCGGGGAGGGTGGCCGGCAGCAATGCCACGGTCCTGCTCCGGGGGGAGAGCGGAACAGGCAAGGAACTCGTGGCGAAAGCGATCCACTACAACAGCCCCCGGGCGAACTTTCCGCTGGTGAAGGTGAACTGCGCGGCACTGCCCGAAACGCTGCTCGAAAGCGAGTTGTTCGGCCATGAGAAGGGGTCCTTCACCGGTGCGACAGCACGGCGGATCGGGAGATTCGAAGCGGCCGACCGGGGGACATTGTTCCTGGATGAGATCGGGGAGTTGACGCCTGCCATGCAGGTCAAGCTCCTCCGGGTGCTCCAGGAGCACGCCTTCGAGCGGGTCGGCGGAAATGACACCATCAAGGTCGATGTTCGCATCATCGCTGCAACGAACCGGGATGTCGAGAAGGCGATCCGCGAAGAACGGTTCCGGGAAGACCTGTATTACCGACTGAACGTCGTTTCCATCGTCATTCCGCCGCTCCGGGAGCGGAAGGAAGACATCCCCGGCCTCGTTGACCATTTCATCAAAAAATACGGCGAGGAGAACGGGAAGCAGATCTCGGGGATCTCCGCCGAGGCCCGCGATCAGCTGATGCGCTACACCTATCCCGGCAATGTCCGTGAGCTCGAAAACATCATCGAGCGCGCCGTGGTCCTTTCCAAGCGCGGTGTCATTACCGCTTCCGACCTGCCGATCCCTGTCCGCAACGCAGCCGGAGAAGAGAGGCCGCCGAAACAGGAGCTAAAGGGCTCGCTGAACGACACCCTTGATACCATCGAGCGGGGCCTCATCATCGAAGCGCTGAAAGATTCGGGAGGCGTCCAGACCAGGGCGGCAGGGAGGCTCGGCATCAGCGAGCGGGTGCTGAGGTACAAGCTGAAGAAGTACCGGATCGGGGAGCAGTAG